The window CCCTAGCACGAAAAAGTCCGATCCCAAGAGCTATTGCGTAGGACCAATGCACCTCCTGTGCTTTGCCCTGCGGCGGTGCCGGTTGCGCCTGCAACCGGGCGAACCCAGGGCTTCGAACCAAGTCCACCCTGCACGGCGTACAAAAGCAAAAAGCCCGTCCAGAGGACGGGCTTTTTGCTTTCAATATGGCGGTGAGGGGGGGATTCGAACCCCCGATACGTTGCCGTATACACACTTTCCAGGCGTGCTCCTTCAGCCACTCGGACACCTCACCACATTGCTTGTTAAGTGCCATCGCACTGCGATTTGCCTCTCAACGGGGCGCTATATTAGGGGCAAGGCCTTGGAGGGTCAACCGCTTTTTCAAGCAAATAAGCGCGTTAGGCGAGGATTTGAGCAAACACCAAAACGCCACCTTGCGGTGGCGTTTTTTCAGGCGTTACCTTTGACCTTGAGTTTGAGGTCGGCGGCAAAATCCAGCATCCGGTTAAGGGGCACCATGGCTTTGTCAGCCAAGGCCGGATCTACATGGATCTCGTGGGGTTGCAGCTGTTCGGCGCTCAGCGATTCGTAAATAGCTTTAAGACCATTCATGGCCATCCAAGGGCAGTGGGCACAGGAGCGGCAGGTGGCGCCGTCACCGGCGGTAGGCGCTTCCACGAACTCTTTGTCGGGGCACAGCTGCTGCATCTTATAAAAGATGCCGCGGTCGGTGGCCACGATAAGCCGCTTGTTGGGCAGGGTTTGGGCCGCCTTGATTAACTGGCTGGTAGAACCCACCGCGTCGGCCATCTCGACAATGCTGGCCGGCGACTCGGGATGCACCAGCACGGCGGCGTCGGGATACAGGGCCTTCATGTCTTTAAGGGCGCGGGTCTTGAACTCGTCGTGGACGATACAAGCGCTTTGCCAGAGCAGCATGTCGGCGCCGGTCTTCTTATTGATGTACCCGCCCAGGTGCTTATCCGGTGCCCAAAGAATTTTTTTGCCTTCGCTGTCGAGGTGCTCAACGATTTCCAGGGCAATGGAAGACGTCACCACCCAGTCGGCCCGCGCTTTTACAGCTGCCGAGGTATTGGCATATACCACCACGGTGTGATCAGGGTGGGCATCGCAAAAGGCGCTGAATTCCTCTGCCGGGCAGCCCAGATCCAAAGAGCAGGTGGCCTCGAGGGTCGGCATCAGTACTGTTTTCTCAGGGCTAAGAATTTTGGCAGTTTCGCCCATAAACTTAACGCCGGCCACAATCAGGGTCTTGGCCGGATGCTCTTTGCCGAACCGGGCCATCTCCAGCGAGTCGGAGACACAACCGCCGGTTTCTTCAGCCAGGGCCTGGATCTCCGGATCGGTATAGTAGTGGGCGACCAGTACCGCATCACGGGCTTTAAGTAGCGCTTTGATACGGGCTTTGTAATCTGCTTTTTGGTCATCGCTCAAGGGTTTAGGCTTGGGCGGGAAGGGTAAATCCAGGTTTACCTGGGGAGTCTGGGTCATAACCTCAAAACCAACTGAGTCTTTGCGTCCGGGCATTATACCCCCACCCCCGGCGATAACAAAAAACCCCGCACAAGGCGGGGTTTCAAATAATGGTGGGTCGTGCAGGATTCGAACCTGCGACCAATTGATTAAAAGTCAACTGCTCTACCAACTGAGCTAACGACCCAAATTGTCTCTTGGGTTTGCAGCAAAGCTGCGCTTTGCCGCCGGGCCAAGCCCCTTGAATGATGGTGGGTCGTGCAGGATTCGAACCTGCGACCAATTGATTAAAAGTCAACTGCTCTACCAACTGAGCTAACGACCCATCTTGTTCTTCATTTACCGTCCAGCGTTGTCAGTCATCCTGACGCTCTGTCCGGCTCGCCGTCCTGCCTCGCGTTCGATGCTGCGTCTTCCTCGCATCTCACCCAACTGAGCTAACGACCCAAATTGTCTCTTGGGTTTGCAGTAAAGCTGCGCTTTGCTGCCGGGCCAAGCCCCTTAAATGATGGTGGGTCGTGCAGGATTCGAACCTGCGACCAATTGATTAAAAGTCAACTGCTCTACCAACTGAGCTAACGACCCATCTAAATTGTCTTTTGTCGCCCTTGGCGTTGCTTCAGAGCCGACTCGGCGTTGCCGATTAAAAAAGCCCGCGCTGGCAGGCTTTTGGGTGTCTGGTGGGTCGTGCAGGATTCGAACCTGCGACCAATTGATTAAAAGTCAACTGCTCTACCAACTGAGCTAACGACCCGACGGGCGCCTATCTTACTGAATTTGCCTGACCGTGCAAGAAGAAAATCACGGCCAGGCATCGATTGCGCAAAAAGCCAACAGGCAGCTTAAAGACTGCCCAAACTGTCCTTGGCCATACGGGCAGAGGTGCTGTCCGGGTACTCTTTGATGACGCGGTTGAAGTAGCTCGATGCCCCCGCTTTGTCCCCTTTCTCCTTGGCGATGATACCGAGCTTGAGCATGGCATCGGCGCGCTTGGTGGAGTTGGGGTAGCGGTTTACAACCACGCTGAAAGATTGGCTTGCCTCATCCAGCTTGCGGTCGCTGTACAGCAACTGCCCCAGCCAGTAATGGGCGTTGTCGATGTAGGAAGATTTCGGAAAATCCTGGATGAACTTTCTGAAAGCATCCGTCGCCTTGGCATAATCCTTTTGCTTGAGCACCAGGCCGACTGCACGGTCATACGCCTCGTTTTCACTCAAGTTATTGGAGTAGTCAGGGGTAGTGGTTACCACTTGCGGTGTTGCGGCTGCAGGCGTGCCACTTGGCGCTGCGGTATCGGTGCCAGCGGCAGGTGCACCGGTTTGCAGGCGGGCGATTTCTTTGTAGATCTCCCGTTGCCTGTCCAGCAGCTGTTGCAGCTGGTGGTCGTGCTCTTCGGTAATGCCACGCAAGTCGCGCAAATCATCCTGCAAAGCACTTAAACGCTGCATCATTTCTAGCTGCGCACGGCTGCGGGATTCAAACTGCGCTTCCAAGCGGGCGACTCGGGACTCCAAATCCCCGCCGGCCTCCACAACGGGCGCCGGCGCCGCGTGAGCGGCGCCGGACAGGCCGACCAACAAGATGACACTTGTCAGCGGTTTCTTCATAACTTAGTAAACCAGTACAGCTCGGCGGTTCTTAGCAAAGGCCGCTTCGGTGTGAGAAGGATCAAGCGGCTTCTCTTCACCGTAGGAGACGATGCTGATCTGGGAGTCCAGCACGCCCAGGCCCAGCAGGTACTGCTTAACGGCTTTGGCACGCTTCTCGCCCAGGGCGATGTTGTACTCAGGGGTACCGCGCTCGTCGGCGTGGCCTTCAATGAGGACCTTAACGTCCGAATGCTCACGCAGGTAAGCGGCGTGGGCTTCGAGCAGTTCGGCGAACTCGGGGCGGATGTCGTACTTGTCGAATTCGAAGT is drawn from Gallaecimonas pentaromativorans and contains these coding sequences:
- the nadA gene encoding quinolinate synthase NadA; this translates as MTQTPQVNLDLPFPPKPKPLSDDQKADYKARIKALLKARDAVLVAHYYTDPEIQALAEETGGCVSDSLEMARFGKEHPAKTLIVAGVKFMGETAKILSPEKTVLMPTLEATCSLDLGCPAEEFSAFCDAHPDHTVVVYANTSAAVKARADWVVTSSIALEIVEHLDSEGKKILWAPDKHLGGYINKKTGADMLLWQSACIVHDEFKTRALKDMKALYPDAAVLVHPESPASIVEMADAVGSTSQLIKAAQTLPNKRLIVATDRGIFYKMQQLCPDKEFVEAPTAGDGATCRSCAHCPWMAMNGLKAIYESLSAEQLQPHEIHVDPALADKAMVPLNRMLDFAADLKLKVKGNA
- the ybgF gene encoding tol-pal system protein YbgF → MKKPLTSVILLVGLSGAAHAAPAPVVEAGGDLESRVARLEAQFESRSRAQLEMMQRLSALQDDLRDLRGITEEHDHQLQQLLDRQREIYKEIARLQTGAPAAGTDTAAPSGTPAAATPQVVTTTPDYSNNLSENEAYDRAVGLVLKQKDYAKATDAFRKFIQDFPKSSYIDNAHYWLGQLLYSDRKLDEASQSFSVVVNRYPNSTKRADAMLKLGIIAKEKGDKAGASSYFNRVIKEYPDSTSARMAKDSLGSL
- the pal gene encoding peptidoglycan-associated lipoprotein Pal, with amino-acid sequence MQHNKLLKGMLLALPILALSACSSTSGTDKTTSKTSSNQQQEVVTGTVEPVMSAEEQRKQRMEEMRREHIIYFEFDKYDIRPEFAELLEAHAAYLREHSDVKVLIEGHADERGTPEYNIALGEKRAKAVKQYLLGLGVLDSQISIVSYGEEKPLDPSHTEAAFAKNRRAVLVY